A window of the Phalacrocorax aristotelis chromosome 9, bGulAri2.1, whole genome shotgun sequence genome harbors these coding sequences:
- the GPHB5 gene encoding glycoprotein hormone beta-5, with protein sequence MKLHCVILGALLLLLLASSGGTLKTSAIDLRTFVGCAVREFTFLAKKPGCKGLRVTTDACWGRCETWEKPVLEPPYIESHHRVCTYNETNMMTVKLPKCAPDVDPFYTYPVAIRCDCDICSTATTECETA encoded by the exons ATGAAGCTCCACTGCGTGATCCTGGGCgctctgcttctcctgctgctggccagcagTGGCGGCACACTCAAGACCTCTGCCATTGACCTGCGCACCTTCGTCGGCTGTGCTGTGCGTGAGTTCACCTTCCTGGCCAAGAAACCCGGCTGCAAGGGGCTGCGGGTGACGACGGACGCGTGCTGGGGACGCTGTGAGACCTGGGAG AAGCCGGTGCTGGAACCACCTTACATCGAGTCTCACCACCGCGTTTGCACCTATAACGAGACCAACATGATGACGGTGAAGCTGCCCAAGTGTGCCCCTGACGTGGATCCCTTCTACACCTACCCGGTGGCTATCCGCTGCGACTGTGACATCTGCTCCACTGCAACGACCGAATGCGAGACTGCCTGA